The Cytobacillus oceanisediminis genomic interval CTGATACGGTTCCAGGCATTGATTGCCATGATGGAGAAGGTAAGATCTGATAGTTCTTTTTCTGATAGCTGCTCACGAACACTGTCATAAATGTCATTAGGAACACCGTGTGCAGGCAGCTTAGTCAAAATCTCAGTCCATTCAAGCGCTGCTCGTTCGCGTGGGCTAAACAGAGTGGATTCGCGCCAAATCGGGATATGATAAAGGCGAAGCTCACCCTCGCCATGGATCTTTGCCTGCTTGATATGCATATCCACGCAAAATGCACATCCATTCATTTGTGAAGCTCTAATGTGAACGAGATGAATGATTTTCTCCTCAATTGAACTTTCCTTCTCCACATTGCTCAGTGCAATCATCTTGTTGAAAAATTCTGGTGAATGTTGCATGTAATTAATACGTTGTGTCATATTGTTGTACCCCTTTT includes:
- a CDS encoding carboxymuconolactone decarboxylase family protein — protein: MTQRINYMQHSPEFFNKMIALSNVEKESSIEEKIIHLVHIRASQMNGCAFCVDMHIKQAKIHGEGELRLYHIPIWRESTLFSPRERAALEWTEILTKLPAHGVPNDIYDSVREQLSEKELSDLTFSIMAINAWNRISIAFKTVPGSADAAFGLTKAGL